A window of Sphingomonas adhaesiva contains these coding sequences:
- a CDS encoding NAD(P)/FAD-dependent oxidoreductase, with protein MQQFDVVIVGAGHAGAQAAIALRQRKFAGTIALIGDEPELPYERPPLSKEYLARDKPFERILLRPAAFWTDKQVTLLPNTRVDAVDPAAHRVTTADGEAIGYGTLIWATGGSPRRLTCTGHDLIGVHGVRTRADVDRLMDELPATERVVVIGGGYIGLEAAAVLTKLGKHVTLLEALPRVLARVAGEPLSRFYEAEHRAHGVDVRLGVAVDCILEKDGRATGVRLADGEVLDGQMVIVGIGIVPAVQPLLAAGAAGGNGVAVDALCRTSLPDVFAIGDCALHANGYADGAEIRLESVQNANDQANVVARALTGTQEAYDAVPWFWSNQYDLKLQTVGLSTGHDAAILRGDPATRSFSLVYLRGGKVIALDCVNATKDYVQGRALVVGRAEVSPEKLADAATPLKEMV; from the coding sequence ATGCAGCAGTTCGACGTGGTGATCGTGGGGGCGGGTCATGCCGGCGCACAGGCCGCCATCGCGCTTCGCCAGCGAAAGTTCGCGGGCACGATCGCGCTGATCGGCGACGAGCCCGAGCTCCCCTACGAACGCCCGCCGCTGTCGAAGGAATATCTGGCGCGCGACAAGCCGTTCGAGCGCATCCTGCTGCGCCCCGCCGCCTTCTGGACGGACAAGCAGGTGACGCTGTTGCCGAACACGCGCGTCGACGCGGTCGACCCCGCCGCGCACCGCGTCACTACCGCCGACGGCGAGGCGATCGGCTACGGCACGCTGATCTGGGCCACCGGGGGCAGCCCGCGGCGGCTGACCTGCACCGGGCACGACCTGATCGGCGTCCACGGCGTGCGTACCCGCGCCGATGTCGACCGGCTGATGGACGAGCTTCCCGCCACCGAGCGCGTCGTGGTGATCGGCGGCGGCTATATCGGGCTGGAGGCGGCCGCGGTCCTGACGAAGCTCGGCAAGCACGTCACCCTGCTGGAGGCGCTGCCGCGCGTGCTGGCGCGCGTCGCGGGCGAGCCGCTGTCGCGCTTCTACGAGGCGGAGCACCGCGCGCACGGCGTCGACGTGCGGCTGGGCGTCGCGGTCGACTGCATCCTGGAGAAAGACGGCCGCGCGACCGGCGTGCGGCTGGCGGACGGCGAGGTGCTCGATGGCCAGATGGTGATCGTCGGCATCGGCATCGTCCCCGCGGTCCAACCGCTGCTGGCAGCCGGGGCGGCGGGCGGCAACGGCGTCGCGGTGGATGCGCTGTGCCGCACCTCGCTGCCCGACGTCTTCGCGATCGGCGACTGCGCGCTTCACGCCAACGGCTATGCGGACGGGGCGGAGATCCGGCTGGAATCGGTGCAGAACGCCAACGACCAGGCCAATGTCGTCGCCAGGGCGCTGACCGGCACCCAGGAAGCCTATGACGCGGTGCCGTGGTTCTGGTCGAACCAGTACGACCTGAAGCTTCAGACCGTCGGCCTGTCGACCGGCCACGATGCCGCGATCCTGCGCGGCGATCCCGCCACCCGCAGCTTCTCGCTGGTCTATCTCAGGGGCGGCAAGGTGATCGCGCTCGACTGCGTCAACGCGACGAAGGACTACGTCCAGGGCCGCGCGCTGGTGGTGGGACGCGCGGAAGTGTCGCCGGAGAAGCTGGCGGATGCGGCAACGCCGCTGAAGGAGATGGTATAG
- a CDS encoding NADPH-dependent FMN reductase produces the protein MRILILYGSYRADRLGIRLARFLTDRFAALGHDATLVDAKAVGLPMLDRMYKEHDKGSAPPAMEALAERIRTADAFVFVTGEYNWGPQPGLKNLTDHFLEDWFWRPAAIASYSAGRLAGARANSIWHAILPEMGMPVIPSTLTVGPIAATLDADAQPTGDAGASLERAFARFARDLLWWAQAAATRRSTNAPPY, from the coding sequence ATGCGCATCCTCATCCTCTATGGTTCGTACCGGGCCGATCGCCTCGGCATCCGGCTCGCCCGCTTCCTCACCGATCGCTTCGCCGCGCTGGGTCACGACGCGACGCTGGTCGATGCCAAAGCGGTCGGCCTGCCGATGCTCGACCGCATGTACAAGGAACATGACAAGGGGAGCGCGCCGCCCGCGATGGAGGCGCTGGCGGAGCGGATCCGCACCGCCGACGCGTTCGTCTTCGTCACCGGCGAATATAATTGGGGGCCGCAGCCGGGACTCAAGAACCTGACCGACCACTTCCTGGAGGATTGGTTCTGGCGCCCCGCTGCGATCGCCAGCTATTCGGCCGGGCGGCTGGCGGGGGCACGCGCCAATTCCATCTGGCACGCGATCCTTCCCGAAATGGGGATGCCCGTGATCCCCAGCACGTTGACGGTCGGCCCGATCGCCGCGACGCTGGATGCCGACGCGCAGCCGACCGGCGACGCCGGCGCCTCGCTGGAGCGCGCCTTCGCCCGCTTCGCCCGCGATCTCCTGTGGTGGGCGCAGGCCGCCGCGACCCGGCGCTCGACGAACGCACCACCCTATTGA
- a CDS encoding MFS transporter, with translation MASASDTHIEEPSGADIKLVISASALGTVFEWYDFFIYGTLAASGIIGRAFFPAGNETVQTLLAWAGFAVGFGFRPLGAVLFGYLGDRLGRKYTFLVTITLMGIATAGVGLTPTTATIGFAAPAIVLLLRVAQGLALGGEYGGAAVYVAEHSPRKRAGFYTSFIQAGVVGGFLLSLAVILLVKAIMPADMWAAWGWRVPFVFSIVLLAISLWMRLKLSESPVFQKMRAAGEREANPIKASFTYPGNLKRMIVALFGIAAGLTVIWYTAMFTVLSFLQTTMRVEETLAQVITGVGVAAGVGWFLLFGHLSDKVGRKKPIVVGYVLTLVFLFPIFWLMGSAANPGLARAAETQPVVVHGTACTYSPFDKVQATPCGQLLDHLSKKGVPYSVAAAPDTYVTIGSGGERVTTAEALDAALARAGYDLAPVVPPARNIALILVAIVAMSLLSGITYGPVAALLSEMFPPAIRYSSLSIPYHLGTGYFGGFLPFISQYIVAKTGDPYAGLWYTWWVVVLALVVTAIGLTEDRYGAAVA, from the coding sequence ATGGCGAGCGCCAGCGACACGCATATCGAGGAGCCGAGCGGCGCGGACATCAAGCTGGTGATCTCCGCCTCTGCGCTGGGCACCGTGTTCGAATGGTACGATTTCTTCATCTACGGCACGCTGGCCGCGTCCGGGATCATCGGGCGCGCCTTCTTTCCGGCGGGGAACGAGACGGTGCAGACGCTGCTCGCCTGGGCCGGCTTCGCGGTCGGCTTCGGGTTCCGGCCGCTGGGCGCGGTGCTGTTCGGCTATCTGGGCGACCGGCTGGGGCGCAAATACACGTTCCTGGTGACGATCACGCTGATGGGCATCGCCACCGCGGGCGTCGGGCTGACCCCGACCACGGCCACGATCGGCTTTGCCGCGCCGGCCATCGTGCTGCTGCTGCGCGTGGCGCAGGGGCTGGCGCTGGGCGGCGAGTATGGCGGCGCGGCGGTCTATGTCGCCGAACATTCGCCCAGGAAGCGCGCCGGCTTCTACACCAGCTTCATCCAGGCGGGGGTGGTCGGCGGCTTCCTGCTGAGCCTGGCGGTGATCCTGCTGGTGAAGGCGATCATGCCGGCGGACATGTGGGCGGCCTGGGGCTGGCGCGTGCCGTTCGTCTTCTCGATCGTGCTGCTCGCGATCTCGCTGTGGATGCGGCTCAAGCTGTCGGAAAGCCCGGTCTTCCAGAAGATGCGCGCCGCGGGCGAGCGCGAGGCGAACCCGATCAAGGCGAGCTTCACCTATCCCGGCAACCTGAAGCGGATGATCGTCGCGCTGTTCGGCATCGCCGCGGGGCTGACCGTGATCTGGTACACCGCGATGTTCACGGTGCTGTCTTTCCTGCAGACGACGATGCGGGTGGAGGAGACGCTGGCGCAGGTCATCACGGGCGTGGGCGTGGCGGCGGGCGTCGGCTGGTTCCTGCTGTTCGGGCACCTGTCGGACAAGGTCGGGCGAAAGAAGCCGATCGTGGTCGGCTATGTGCTGACGCTGGTCTTCCTCTTCCCGATCTTCTGGCTGATGGGCAGCGCGGCCAACCCCGGGCTGGCGCGCGCGGCGGAGACGCAGCCGGTCGTGGTGCACGGCACGGCGTGCACCTACAGCCCGTTCGACAAGGTTCAGGCGACGCCGTGCGGCCAGCTGCTCGATCATCTGTCGAAGAAGGGCGTGCCCTATTCGGTGGCGGCGGCGCCCGATACCTATGTGACGATCGGATCGGGCGGCGAGCGGGTCACCACGGCCGAGGCGCTGGACGCGGCGCTGGCGCGGGCGGGCTACGACCTGGCCCCGGTGGTGCCGCCGGCGCGCAACATCGCGCTGATCCTGGTCGCGATCGTCGCGATGTCGCTGCTGTCGGGGATCACCTATGGCCCCGTCGCGGCGCTGCTGAGCGAGATGTTTCCGCCCGCGATCCGCTATTCCTCGCTGTCGATCCCCTATCATCTGGGGACGGGGTATTTCGGCGGGTTCCTGCCCTTCATCAGCCAGTATATCGTGGCAAAGACGGGCGATCCCTATGCCGGGCTGTGGTACACGTGGTGGGTGGTGGTGCTGGCGCTGGTCGTGACGGCCATCGGGCTGACGGAGGATCGCTACGGCGCCGCGGTGGCGTGA
- the alr gene encoding alanine racemase, translating into MYDAPNCLRLSTDALTGNWRALAAMSGRAACGAAVKADGYGLGAREVATRLIAAGCRDLFVATWAEAAVVAGLGARVSVLHGVRDDDVSLIGVPDVRPVLNTPAQVARWRGVGAGRACDVMVDTGMNRLGVAPRDVAAGLLDGLTIDTLMSHLACADEPDSAMNARQCAAFAALADRTAAARMSLANSAGIALGADYAFDLTRPGLAVYGGVPVPALATTLRPVVTIEAEVLQRRVVPAGETVGYNATWRAPRDTAVAIVNLGYADGYWRGFSDRGCAFAGDTALPVIGRVSMDLIALDVSKAEVGEGDWVALDPDLPRASAASGMSQYELLTGLGTRFARVWG; encoded by the coding sequence ATGTACGACGCCCCCAACTGCCTTCGCCTTTCGACCGATGCGCTGACCGGGAACTGGCGCGCGCTTGCCGCGATGAGCGGGCGCGCGGCGTGCGGCGCGGCGGTGAAGGCCGACGGTTACGGACTGGGCGCGCGCGAGGTGGCGACGCGGCTGATCGCGGCGGGGTGTCGCGACCTGTTCGTCGCGACCTGGGCCGAGGCGGCGGTGGTGGCGGGGCTGGGCGCGCGGGTGTCGGTCTTGCACGGGGTGCGCGACGACGATGTGTCGCTGATCGGCGTGCCGGATGTGCGGCCGGTGCTTAATACGCCCGCGCAGGTGGCGCGGTGGCGCGGGGTGGGCGCGGGGCGCGCGTGCGATGTGATGGTCGATACCGGCATGAACCGGCTGGGCGTGGCGCCGCGGGACGTGGCGGCGGGGCTGCTCGACGGGCTGACGATCGACACGCTGATGAGCCATCTGGCCTGCGCGGACGAACCCGACAGCGCGATGAATGCGCGGCAATGCGCGGCGTTCGCGGCGCTGGCGGATCGCACCGCGGCGGCGCGGATGAGCCTCGCCAATTCCGCCGGGATCGCGCTGGGGGCGGACTATGCCTTCGACCTGACGCGGCCCGGGCTGGCGGTGTACGGCGGCGTGCCCGTGCCGGCGCTGGCGACCACGCTGCGCCCGGTCGTGACGATTGAGGCGGAGGTGCTGCAACGCCGCGTCGTGCCCGCGGGGGAGACGGTGGGATACAATGCGACGTGGCGCGCGCCGCGCGACACCGCGGTGGCGATCGTCAACCTGGGCTATGCCGACGGCTATTGGCGCGGCTTCTCCGACCGCGGGTGCGCGTTCGCGGGCGATACGGCGCTGCCGGTGATCGGACGCGTGTCGATGGACCTGATCGCGCTGGACGTGAGCAAGGCGGAGGTGGGCGAGGGCGACTGGGTCGCGCTCGACCCCGACCTGCCGCGCGCGTCGGCGGCGAGCGGGATGAGCCAGTACGAGCTGCTGACGGGGCTGGGTACGCGGTTCGCGCGGGTGTGGGGGTAA
- a CDS encoding TonB-dependent receptor domain-containing protein: MKSTVRLRLLASSMMLGAGLLSMPAAAQVEAPQLPQEGPTDAASDAPQDIVVTGSRIARTGVDTSVPTLQIGVEALEQRGFRNVADLATQLPQFAPSFGTSRTQSTFSGAASSGLNLINLRNLGGGRTLTLTNGRRMPGGTTTGTAVDFNTVPTANIERIEVVTGGASAIYGADAVAGVVNIITKTNFEGLEVGGSYGISERGDNENPSGYLMFGSKFGDGGHIMATVQADFQGEVSCATRDVCSQDFAWFPPAAAIRGPAAYSAVGVNGTFFLNAGPTGSGLGAISATRVGSSTSYTDSNGNLIPFVTSRDGFNRNGARTLAQPTKRLLFAVDASYPISDSVSVFTELNYGSSRTDADFEGHPFQSTAAGSLFGGGPGVTGLQASIPVNINQTVGGVTTSVANPIIPTAVYNAAVARGQTTINWQQRFSAFDSRGATNDRTTVRAVAGVRGDFTVMGDKNWNWEVNYVYGRTKLDSLTRGLVSTRQLYYGLRTELTANGTLQCADAGARATGCVPINPFLPYTDAQRRALSIDAGQSGESILNDAQAFVSGELFNLPGGPLAFAVGGEYRTFSGFLDYDAPINNAEVTGNQIGDVTLSKTITKEAYGELIAPVLADLPFIRRLTLEGAYRISDPSNGGNYSTWRYGGTWEPVGGLRFRVMRARAVRAPTPGELSGVGQTFGTVNDPCTVTNRSANATRAANCTADGVPATYDPPLNVQQSVAGFVGGNPNLAPERATTLTYGLAFEPSFIPGLSITVDRFEIKLTDVINTVGRQLKANQCYDTTSRLFCGDLTRSTNPNVPGANYVLTAVNDQLINVAALDIRGIDFELRYNRPLLNGRLSLQGIGTLYDKATQTALPGQPSTDLLGFAGGSTSDQGFVKFTGAANVGWQEEDGFGINYNLRYIGKARTSPFAPATYPTIGDRFYHNARIVYNVDKQYQFYFGVNNIADSKPPFFPTSTAGTQALDTIPAFYDIFGRQFFAGFKVNWR; this comes from the coding sequence ATGAAATCTACCGTTCGTCTTCGTCTGCTCGCATCGTCGATGATGCTGGGAGCGGGCCTGCTCTCCATGCCTGCCGCGGCTCAGGTGGAGGCTCCGCAACTGCCGCAGGAAGGCCCGACCGACGCCGCGTCCGACGCGCCGCAGGACATCGTCGTCACCGGGTCGCGCATCGCGCGCACGGGCGTCGATACCAGCGTGCCCACGCTGCAGATCGGCGTCGAGGCGCTGGAACAGCGCGGCTTCCGCAACGTCGCGGACCTGGCGACGCAACTGCCGCAGTTCGCGCCGTCGTTCGGCACCTCGCGTACGCAGTCGACCTTCTCGGGCGCCGCGTCCTCCGGTCTGAACCTCATCAACCTGCGCAACCTGGGCGGCGGACGCACGCTGACGCTGACCAACGGTCGCCGCATGCCCGGCGGCACCACCACCGGCACCGCGGTCGACTTCAACACCGTGCCGACCGCCAATATCGAGCGGATCGAGGTCGTCACCGGCGGTGCCTCGGCGATCTACGGCGCCGATGCGGTCGCGGGCGTGGTGAACATCATCACCAAGACGAACTTCGAAGGGCTGGAAGTCGGCGGAAGCTACGGCATTTCCGAGCGGGGCGATAACGAGAACCCCAGCGGCTACCTGATGTTCGGCAGCAAGTTCGGCGATGGCGGTCACATCATGGCGACCGTGCAGGCCGATTTCCAGGGCGAGGTGTCCTGCGCCACGCGCGACGTCTGCTCGCAGGACTTCGCCTGGTTCCCGCCCGCCGCCGCCATCCGCGGTCCGGCCGCCTATTCGGCCGTCGGCGTCAACGGCACCTTCTTCCTCAACGCCGGCCCGACCGGCAGCGGACTGGGCGCGATTTCCGCCACGCGCGTCGGCAGCTCGACCAGCTACACGGACTCCAACGGCAACCTGATCCCGTTCGTCACCTCGCGCGACGGCTTCAACCGCAACGGCGCCCGCACGCTGGCGCAGCCCACGAAGCGCCTGCTATTCGCCGTGGACGCCTCCTATCCGATCTCGGATAGCGTCAGCGTCTTCACCGAACTGAACTACGGCTCGTCGCGCACCGACGCCGATTTCGAGGGTCATCCGTTCCAGTCGACCGCGGCCGGCAGCCTGTTCGGCGGCGGCCCCGGCGTGACCGGCCTGCAGGCGAGCATTCCGGTCAACATCAACCAGACGGTCGGTGGTGTGACGACGAGCGTCGCGAACCCGATCATCCCGACCGCGGTCTACAATGCGGCGGTGGCGCGCGGCCAGACGACGATCAACTGGCAGCAGCGTTTCAGCGCGTTCGACAGCCGCGGTGCCACCAACGATCGCACGACCGTCCGTGCGGTCGCCGGTGTGCGCGGCGACTTCACGGTGATGGGCGACAAGAACTGGAACTGGGAAGTCAATTACGTCTACGGCCGCACGAAGCTGGACAGCCTGACGCGCGGTCTGGTGAGCACGCGCCAGTTGTACTATGGTCTGCGTACCGAACTGACCGCGAATGGCACGCTGCAGTGCGCCGATGCGGGTGCGCGCGCCACCGGGTGCGTTCCGATCAACCCGTTTCTGCCCTATACCGATGCGCAGCGTCGCGCGCTCAGCATCGATGCGGGTCAGAGCGGCGAGAGCATCCTGAACGACGCGCAGGCGTTCGTCTCGGGTGAGCTGTTCAACCTTCCGGGCGGCCCGTTGGCCTTCGCGGTCGGTGGCGAGTACCGCACGTTCTCCGGTTTCCTCGACTATGATGCCCCGATCAACAATGCCGAAGTAACGGGCAACCAGATCGGCGACGTGACGCTGAGCAAGACCATCACAAAGGAAGCCTATGGCGAGTTGATCGCGCCGGTCTTGGCCGACCTGCCGTTCATCCGTCGCCTTACGCTGGAGGGCGCATATCGCATCTCCGATCCCAGCAACGGTGGCAATTACAGCACGTGGCGCTACGGCGGCACCTGGGAGCCGGTGGGGGGTCTGCGCTTCCGCGTGATGCGCGCGCGTGCGGTTCGTGCGCCCACGCCGGGCGAGCTGTCGGGTGTCGGCCAGACGTTCGGTACCGTCAACGATCCCTGCACGGTCACCAATCGCAGCGCCAATGCGACCCGCGCCGCGAACTGCACCGCGGATGGGGTGCCGGCCACGTACGACCCGCCGCTAAACGTCCAGCAGTCGGTCGCCGGCTTCGTCGGCGGCAACCCGAACCTGGCACCGGAGCGTGCGACGACGCTGACCTATGGCCTGGCGTTCGAGCCCAGCTTCATCCCAGGCCTGTCGATCACGGTCGATCGGTTCGAGATCAAGCTGACCGACGTCATCAACACGGTCGGCCGTCAGCTGAAGGCGAACCAGTGCTACGACACCACGTCGCGGCTGTTCTGCGGTGACCTGACGCGCAGCACCAACCCGAACGTGCCGGGCGCGAACTACGTCCTGACCGCGGTCAACGATCAGCTCATCAACGTCGCCGCCCTCGACATCCGGGGCATCGACTTCGAGCTGCGGTACAACCGTCCGCTGCTGAACGGCCGCCTCTCGCTGCAGGGCATCGGCACGCTGTACGACAAGGCAACGCAGACCGCACTGCCGGGCCAGCCGTCGACCGACCTGCTCGGCTTCGCCGGTGGTTCGACGTCGGATCAGGGCTTCGTCAAGTTCACCGGAGCGGCCAATGTCGGCTGGCAGGAAGAGGACGGCTTCGGCATCAACTACAACCTGCGCTACATCGGCAAGGCACGGACCAGCCCGTTCGCGCCTGCGACCTATCCGACGATCGGCGACCGCTTCTATCACAATGCGCGGATCGTCTATAATGTCGACAAGCAGTACCAGTTCTACTTCGGCGTGAACAACATCGCGGACAGCAAGCCGCCGTTCTTCCCGACGAGCACCGCGGGTACGCAGGCGCTGGATACTATCCCGGCGTTCTACGACATCTTCGGACGTCAGTTCTTCGCCGGCTTCAAGGTCAACTGGCGCTGA
- a CDS encoding alpha/beta fold hydrolase, producing the protein MDMLRSETAASPQRQAAALAGLRRYQEATRPPRRMRPARFRKGAARLRDHGGTGPHIVFVPSLINPPFVLDLAPGRSLVEHAARAGFHTWLVDWGTPRAQDAALDLAGHVAERLVPMVRRLDGPVVLVGYCLGGTLALAAATLLDDKVAGVATIAAPWRFTGYGDEARAAMASLWEQAEPACRAMGMLPMEVLQTAFWRLDPARTIAKYEAFATAADAAVPLFVALEDWANAGAPMTYAAGVDMFDTLLAEDRPGAGRWQVAGRTIDPPALSCPTIEYVSLTDRIVPAATAIGLPDRRDLGAGHVGMIVGGRARAQLWDPLMEWVSATHARINVSGLQRNVSTVAY; encoded by the coding sequence ATGGACATGTTGCGCAGCGAAACCGCAGCATCGCCGCAGCGGCAGGCCGCCGCGCTCGCCGGCCTGCGCCGCTATCAGGAGGCCACCCGCCCGCCCCGCCGCATGAGGCCGGCGCGCTTCCGCAAGGGCGCGGCGCGGCTGCGCGATCACGGCGGCACCGGCCCCCACATCGTCTTCGTCCCCTCGCTCATCAACCCGCCGTTCGTGCTCGACCTCGCCCCCGGGCGCTCGCTCGTCGAGCACGCGGCGCGGGCCGGCTTCCACACCTGGCTGGTCGACTGGGGCACGCCGCGCGCACAGGACGCCGCGCTCGATCTCGCCGGCCACGTCGCCGAGCGCCTGGTGCCGATGGTGCGCAGGCTGGACGGCCCCGTCGTGCTGGTCGGCTATTGCCTCGGCGGGACGCTCGCCCTCGCCGCCGCGACGTTGCTGGACGACAAGGTCGCCGGCGTCGCCACCATCGCCGCGCCCTGGCGCTTCACGGGGTACGGCGACGAGGCGCGCGCCGCGATGGCATCGCTGTGGGAGCAGGCCGAGCCCGCCTGCCGCGCGATGGGCATGTTGCCGATGGAGGTGCTCCAGACCGCCTTCTGGCGCCTCGATCCCGCGCGCACCATCGCCAAGTACGAGGCGTTCGCGACCGCCGCCGACGCTGCGGTCCCGCTCTTCGTCGCGCTGGAGGACTGGGCCAACGCGGGCGCGCCGATGACCTATGCCGCGGGCGTCGACATGTTCGACACGCTGCTGGCGGAGGATCGTCCCGGCGCCGGCCGCTGGCAGGTGGCCGGCCGCACGATTGACCCGCCGGCGCTGTCCTGCCCCACGATCGAATACGTCTCCCTCACCGACCGCATCGTCCCCGCCGCCACCGCCATCGGCCTGCCCGACCGCCGCGACCTGGGCGCGGGGCACGTCGGCATGATCGTCGGCGGCCGCGCGCGCGCGCAGCTGTGGGATCCGCTGATGGAATGGGTCAGCGCTACGCACGCACGAATCAACGTGTCCGGATTGCAACGGAATGTTTCAACTGTGGCGTATTGA
- the phaR gene encoding polyhydroxyalkanoate synthesis repressor PhaR, which produces MKKQASGDGAVVIKKYANRRLYNTESSSYITLEHLAAMTREGREFRVVDAKTDEDITHNVLTQIIMEEESRGQTMLPVGFLRQLIALYGDSMQAMVPGYLDASMNSFRDNQAQFKNAVEGAFAGSPFAELAKHNMAMFEAAAAAFKTAAPGAGAAPAAPPAATAGGSKDSEIAALKAELARLRDKVDKLGE; this is translated from the coding sequence ATGAAGAAGCAGGCCAGTGGCGACGGGGCGGTGGTCATCAAGAAATACGCCAATCGCCGGCTCTATAACACCGAAAGCTCGTCCTACATCACGCTGGAGCATCTGGCCGCGATGACGCGCGAGGGGCGCGAGTTCCGCGTCGTGGACGCCAAGACCGACGAGGACATCACGCACAACGTCCTGACGCAGATCATCATGGAGGAGGAAAGCCGCGGGCAGACGATGCTGCCGGTCGGCTTCCTGCGCCAGCTGATCGCGCTGTACGGCGATTCGATGCAGGCGATGGTGCCGGGTTATCTCGACGCGTCGATGAACAGCTTTCGCGACAATCAGGCGCAGTTCAAGAATGCGGTCGAGGGGGCCTTTGCGGGCTCGCCGTTCGCGGAACTGGCGAAGCACAATATGGCGATGTTCGAGGCGGCGGCGGCTGCCTTCAAGACGGCGGCCCCCGGCGCAGGTGCTGCACCCGCCGCGCCGCCCGCGGCGACGGCCGGGGGGAGCAAGGACAGCGAGATCGCGGCGCTGAAGGCGGAGCTGGCGCGGCTGCGTGACAAGGTCGACAAGCTGGGGGAGTGA
- a CDS encoding class I SAM-dependent methyltransferase, whose product MSLFRPLSALAVASLGVATLVQAAPARDPALARAIAAPERTAAERARDRYRHPAETLAFFGVTPASRVVEFSPGGGWYTAILARIPAGKGSYTALVPARGAEGARKMLTDRGLKGAVATIDAATGTSDVPAGSQDVVLTFRNIHNLTMGGGDTAAKVFAAWFAMLRPGGTLGIVEHRLPETADTAKEKDSGYLKASTVRRLAEQAGFTLAAGSDVNANPRDTHDHPKGVWTLPPTYALGDQDRATYAAIGESDRMTLRFVKPR is encoded by the coding sequence ATGTCGCTATTCCGTCCCCTCTCCGCACTCGCCGTGGCGTCGCTCGGCGTCGCCACGCTTGTCCAGGCGGCGCCCGCCCGAGATCCGGCGCTCGCCCGCGCCATCGCCGCGCCCGAGCGTACGGCGGCGGAGCGCGCCCGCGACCGCTATCGCCACCCGGCCGAAACGCTCGCCTTCTTCGGCGTCACGCCCGCGTCGAGGGTGGTTGAATTCTCCCCCGGCGGCGGCTGGTACACCGCGATCCTGGCGCGCATCCCCGCGGGCAAGGGCAGCTACACCGCGCTCGTTCCGGCCAGGGGTGCCGAGGGCGCGCGCAAGATGCTGACCGACAGGGGGCTGAAGGGCGCCGTCGCCACGATCGACGCCGCGACCGGCACCAGCGACGTGCCCGCCGGCAGCCAGGACGTCGTCCTCACCTTCCGCAATATCCACAATCTGACGATGGGCGGCGGCGACACCGCGGCGAAGGTGTTCGCGGCGTGGTTCGCGATGCTGCGCCCCGGCGGCACGCTCGGCATCGTCGAGCATCGCCTGCCCGAGACGGCGGACACCGCGAAAGAGAAGGACAGCGGTTATCTGAAAGCCTCCACCGTGCGCCGCCTCGCCGAACAGGCCGGGTTCACGCTCGCCGCCGGCAGCGACGTCAACGCCAACCCCCGGGATACGCACGACCATCCCAAGGGCGTGTGGACCCTGCCCCCGACCTATGCGCTGGGCGATCAGGACCGCGCGACCTATGCCGCGATCGGTGAAAGCGACCGCATGACGCTGCGCTTCGTCAAGCCGCGGTAA